In one window of Oncorhynchus gorbuscha isolate QuinsamMale2020 ecotype Even-year linkage group LG23, OgorEven_v1.0, whole genome shotgun sequence DNA:
- the LOC124010592 gene encoding glycogen synthase kinase-3 beta-like isoform X1 → MSGRPRTTSFAESCKTVPQPSAFGSMKVSRDKDGSKVTTVVATPGQGPDRPQEVSYTDTKVIGNGSFGVVYQAKLCDSGELIAIKKVLQDKRFKNRELQIMRKLDHCNIVRLRYFFYSSGDKKDEVYLNLVLDYVPETVYRVARHYSRAKQTLPMVYVKMYMYQLFRSLAYIHSFGICHRDIKPQNLLLDPETAVLKLCDFGSAKQLVRGEPNVSYICSRYYRAPELIFGATDYTSSIDVWSAGCVLAELLLGQPIFPGDSGVDQLVEIIKVLGTPTREQIREMNPNYTEFKFPQIKAHPWTKVSQQPCVIGSQVFRPRTPPEAIALCSRLLEYTPTARFTPLEACAHTFFDELRDPNLKLPNGREKPLLFNFSTQELSSNPSLASILIPAHARNQPGAFTPTNTSAPSDANSGDRGHTTNAAAAST, encoded by the exons ATGTCGGGTCGGCCCAGAACCACCTCCTTTGCGGAGAGCTGCAAGACAGTGCCGCAGCCCTCAGCATTTGGCAGTATGAAAGTCAGCA gaGACAAAGATGGCAGTAAGGTGACCACAGTGGTAGCGACCCCAGGCCAGGGCCCCGACCGGCCGCAGGAGGTCAGCTATACAGACACTAAGGTCATCGGCAACGGCTCGTTCGGTGTGGTCTACCAGGCTAAACTGTGTGACTCCGGGGAGCTAATAGCCATCAAGAAGGTTCTGCAGGACAAGAGGTTCAAG aacCGGGAGCTGCAGATCATGAGGAAACTGGACCACTGCAACATAGTGCGTTTGCGCTACTTCTTCTATTCCAGTGGAGACAAG AAGGACGAGGTGTATCTCAACCTGGTTCTGGACTACGTTCCTGAGACTGTGTACAGAGTGGCTCGACACTACAGCCGAGCCAAGCAGACCCTCCCCATGGTCTATGTGAAG ATGTACATGTACCAGCTTTTCCGGAGCTTGGCCTACATCCATTCCTTTGGGATCTGCCATCGGGACATCAAGCCCCAGAACCTGCTGTTGGACCCGGAGACAGCCGTGCTCAAGCTCTGTGACTTTGGCAG TGCGAAGCAGCTGGTCCGTGGTGAGCCCAATGTGTCCTACATCTGCTCACGGTACTACAGAGCCCCCGAGCTCATCTTTGGGGCCACTGACTACACCTCCAGCATAG ATGTATGGTCCGCTGGCTGCGTTCTAGCAGAACTGTTGCTAGGGCAACCCATTTTTCCCGGCGACAGTGGGGTGGATCAGCTAGTGGAGATCATCAAG GTTCTCGGCACTCCCACTCGGGAGCAGATCAGAGAGATGAATCCCAACTACACTGAGTTTAAGTTCCCTCAGATCAAGGCACACCCATGGACTAAGGTGAGTCAACAG CCTTGTGTGATTGGCTCTCAGGTGTTCCGGCCGCGCACGCCCCCTGAGGCCATCGCTCTCTGCTCGCGGCTGCTGGAGTACACGCCCACAGCGCGCTTCACGCCCCTGGAGGCCTGTGCACACACCTTTTTCGACGAGCTCCGGGACCCCAACCTCAAGCTGCCCAACGGGCGCGAGAAGCCCCTGCTCTTCAACTTCTCCACACAGG AGTTGTCCAGTAACCCCTCCCTAGCCTCCATCCTCATCCCCGCCCACGCCCGGAATCAGCCCGGGGCCTTCACCCCTACCAACACCTCCGCACCCTCAG ATGCCAACAGCGGAGACCGTGGCCATACCACCAACGCTGCCGCCGCCTCCACCTGA
- the LOC124010592 gene encoding glycogen synthase kinase-3 beta-like isoform X2, with protein MSGRPRTTSFAESCKTVPQPSAFGSMKVSRDKDGSKVTTVVATPGQGPDRPQEVSYTDTKVIGNGSFGVVYQAKLCDSGELIAIKKVLQDKRFKNRELQIMRKLDHCNIVRLRYFFYSSGDKKDEVYLNLVLDYVPETVYRVARHYSRAKQTLPMVYVKMYMYQLFRSLAYIHSFGICHRDIKPQNLLLDPETAVLKLCDFGSAKQLVRGEPNVSYICSRYYRAPELIFGATDYTSSIDVWSAGCVLAELLLGQPIFPGDSGVDQLVEIIKVLGTPTREQIREMNPNYTEFKFPQIKAHPWTKPCVIGSQVFRPRTPPEAIALCSRLLEYTPTARFTPLEACAHTFFDELRDPNLKLPNGREKPLLFNFSTQELSSNPSLASILIPAHARNQPGAFTPTNTSAPSDANSGDRGHTTNAAAAST; from the exons ATGTCGGGTCGGCCCAGAACCACCTCCTTTGCGGAGAGCTGCAAGACAGTGCCGCAGCCCTCAGCATTTGGCAGTATGAAAGTCAGCA gaGACAAAGATGGCAGTAAGGTGACCACAGTGGTAGCGACCCCAGGCCAGGGCCCCGACCGGCCGCAGGAGGTCAGCTATACAGACACTAAGGTCATCGGCAACGGCTCGTTCGGTGTGGTCTACCAGGCTAAACTGTGTGACTCCGGGGAGCTAATAGCCATCAAGAAGGTTCTGCAGGACAAGAGGTTCAAG aacCGGGAGCTGCAGATCATGAGGAAACTGGACCACTGCAACATAGTGCGTTTGCGCTACTTCTTCTATTCCAGTGGAGACAAG AAGGACGAGGTGTATCTCAACCTGGTTCTGGACTACGTTCCTGAGACTGTGTACAGAGTGGCTCGACACTACAGCCGAGCCAAGCAGACCCTCCCCATGGTCTATGTGAAG ATGTACATGTACCAGCTTTTCCGGAGCTTGGCCTACATCCATTCCTTTGGGATCTGCCATCGGGACATCAAGCCCCAGAACCTGCTGTTGGACCCGGAGACAGCCGTGCTCAAGCTCTGTGACTTTGGCAG TGCGAAGCAGCTGGTCCGTGGTGAGCCCAATGTGTCCTACATCTGCTCACGGTACTACAGAGCCCCCGAGCTCATCTTTGGGGCCACTGACTACACCTCCAGCATAG ATGTATGGTCCGCTGGCTGCGTTCTAGCAGAACTGTTGCTAGGGCAACCCATTTTTCCCGGCGACAGTGGGGTGGATCAGCTAGTGGAGATCATCAAG GTTCTCGGCACTCCCACTCGGGAGCAGATCAGAGAGATGAATCCCAACTACACTGAGTTTAAGTTCCCTCAGATCAAGGCACACCCATGGACTAAG CCTTGTGTGATTGGCTCTCAGGTGTTCCGGCCGCGCACGCCCCCTGAGGCCATCGCTCTCTGCTCGCGGCTGCTGGAGTACACGCCCACAGCGCGCTTCACGCCCCTGGAGGCCTGTGCACACACCTTTTTCGACGAGCTCCGGGACCCCAACCTCAAGCTGCCCAACGGGCGCGAGAAGCCCCTGCTCTTCAACTTCTCCACACAGG AGTTGTCCAGTAACCCCTCCCTAGCCTCCATCCTCATCCCCGCCCACGCCCGGAATCAGCCCGGGGCCTTCACCCCTACCAACACCTCCGCACCCTCAG ATGCCAACAGCGGAGACCGTGGCCATACCACCAACGCTGCCGCCGCCTCCACCTGA
- the LOC124010592 gene encoding glycogen synthase kinase-3 beta-like isoform X4, producing the protein MSGRPRTTSFAESCKTVPQPSAFGSMKVSRDKDGSKVTTVVATPGQGPDRPQEVSYTDTKVIGNGSFGVVYQAKLCDSGELIAIKKVLQDKRFKNRELQIMRKLDHCNIVRLRYFFYSSGDKKDEVYLNLVLDYVPETVYRVARHYSRAKQTLPMVYVKMYMYQLFRSLAYIHSFGICHRDIKPQNLLLDPETAVLKLCDFGSAKQLVRGEPNVSYICSRYYRAPELIFGATDYTSSIDVWSAGCVLAELLLGQPIFPGDSGVDQLVEIIKVLGTPTREQIREMNPNYTEFKFPQIKAHPWTKVFRPRTPPEAIALCSRLLEYTPTARFTPLEACAHTFFDELRDPNLKLPNGREKPLLFNFSTQELSSNPSLASILIPAHARNQPGAFTPTNTSAPSDANSGDRGHTTNAAAAST; encoded by the exons ATGTCGGGTCGGCCCAGAACCACCTCCTTTGCGGAGAGCTGCAAGACAGTGCCGCAGCCCTCAGCATTTGGCAGTATGAAAGTCAGCA gaGACAAAGATGGCAGTAAGGTGACCACAGTGGTAGCGACCCCAGGCCAGGGCCCCGACCGGCCGCAGGAGGTCAGCTATACAGACACTAAGGTCATCGGCAACGGCTCGTTCGGTGTGGTCTACCAGGCTAAACTGTGTGACTCCGGGGAGCTAATAGCCATCAAGAAGGTTCTGCAGGACAAGAGGTTCAAG aacCGGGAGCTGCAGATCATGAGGAAACTGGACCACTGCAACATAGTGCGTTTGCGCTACTTCTTCTATTCCAGTGGAGACAAG AAGGACGAGGTGTATCTCAACCTGGTTCTGGACTACGTTCCTGAGACTGTGTACAGAGTGGCTCGACACTACAGCCGAGCCAAGCAGACCCTCCCCATGGTCTATGTGAAG ATGTACATGTACCAGCTTTTCCGGAGCTTGGCCTACATCCATTCCTTTGGGATCTGCCATCGGGACATCAAGCCCCAGAACCTGCTGTTGGACCCGGAGACAGCCGTGCTCAAGCTCTGTGACTTTGGCAG TGCGAAGCAGCTGGTCCGTGGTGAGCCCAATGTGTCCTACATCTGCTCACGGTACTACAGAGCCCCCGAGCTCATCTTTGGGGCCACTGACTACACCTCCAGCATAG ATGTATGGTCCGCTGGCTGCGTTCTAGCAGAACTGTTGCTAGGGCAACCCATTTTTCCCGGCGACAGTGGGGTGGATCAGCTAGTGGAGATCATCAAG GTTCTCGGCACTCCCACTCGGGAGCAGATCAGAGAGATGAATCCCAACTACACTGAGTTTAAGTTCCCTCAGATCAAGGCACACCCATGGACTAAG GTGTTCCGGCCGCGCACGCCCCCTGAGGCCATCGCTCTCTGCTCGCGGCTGCTGGAGTACACGCCCACAGCGCGCTTCACGCCCCTGGAGGCCTGTGCACACACCTTTTTCGACGAGCTCCGGGACCCCAACCTCAAGCTGCCCAACGGGCGCGAGAAGCCCCTGCTCTTCAACTTCTCCACACAGG AGTTGTCCAGTAACCCCTCCCTAGCCTCCATCCTCATCCCCGCCCACGCCCGGAATCAGCCCGGGGCCTTCACCCCTACCAACACCTCCGCACCCTCAG ATGCCAACAGCGGAGACCGTGGCCATACCACCAACGCTGCCGCCGCCTCCACCTGA
- the LOC124010592 gene encoding glycogen synthase kinase-3 beta-like isoform X3 — translation MSGRPRTTSFAESCKTVPQPSAFGSMKVSRDKDGSKVTTVVATPGQGPDRPQEVSYTDTKVIGNGSFGVVYQAKLCDSGELIAIKKVLQDKRFKNRELQIMRKLDHCNIVRLRYFFYSSGDKKDEVYLNLVLDYVPETVYRVARHYSRAKQTLPMVYVKMYMYQLFRSLAYIHSFGICHRDIKPQNLLLDPETAVLKLCDFGSAKQLVRGEPNVSYICSRYYRAPELIFGATDYTSSIDVWSAGCVLAELLLGQPIFPGDSGVDQLVEIIKVLGTPTREQIREMNPNYTEFKFPQIKAHPWTKVSQQVFRPRTPPEAIALCSRLLEYTPTARFTPLEACAHTFFDELRDPNLKLPNGREKPLLFNFSTQELSSNPSLASILIPAHARNQPGAFTPTNTSAPSDANSGDRGHTTNAAAAST, via the exons ATGTCGGGTCGGCCCAGAACCACCTCCTTTGCGGAGAGCTGCAAGACAGTGCCGCAGCCCTCAGCATTTGGCAGTATGAAAGTCAGCA gaGACAAAGATGGCAGTAAGGTGACCACAGTGGTAGCGACCCCAGGCCAGGGCCCCGACCGGCCGCAGGAGGTCAGCTATACAGACACTAAGGTCATCGGCAACGGCTCGTTCGGTGTGGTCTACCAGGCTAAACTGTGTGACTCCGGGGAGCTAATAGCCATCAAGAAGGTTCTGCAGGACAAGAGGTTCAAG aacCGGGAGCTGCAGATCATGAGGAAACTGGACCACTGCAACATAGTGCGTTTGCGCTACTTCTTCTATTCCAGTGGAGACAAG AAGGACGAGGTGTATCTCAACCTGGTTCTGGACTACGTTCCTGAGACTGTGTACAGAGTGGCTCGACACTACAGCCGAGCCAAGCAGACCCTCCCCATGGTCTATGTGAAG ATGTACATGTACCAGCTTTTCCGGAGCTTGGCCTACATCCATTCCTTTGGGATCTGCCATCGGGACATCAAGCCCCAGAACCTGCTGTTGGACCCGGAGACAGCCGTGCTCAAGCTCTGTGACTTTGGCAG TGCGAAGCAGCTGGTCCGTGGTGAGCCCAATGTGTCCTACATCTGCTCACGGTACTACAGAGCCCCCGAGCTCATCTTTGGGGCCACTGACTACACCTCCAGCATAG ATGTATGGTCCGCTGGCTGCGTTCTAGCAGAACTGTTGCTAGGGCAACCCATTTTTCCCGGCGACAGTGGGGTGGATCAGCTAGTGGAGATCATCAAG GTTCTCGGCACTCCCACTCGGGAGCAGATCAGAGAGATGAATCCCAACTACACTGAGTTTAAGTTCCCTCAGATCAAGGCACACCCATGGACTAAGGTGAGTCAACAG GTGTTCCGGCCGCGCACGCCCCCTGAGGCCATCGCTCTCTGCTCGCGGCTGCTGGAGTACACGCCCACAGCGCGCTTCACGCCCCTGGAGGCCTGTGCACACACCTTTTTCGACGAGCTCCGGGACCCCAACCTCAAGCTGCCCAACGGGCGCGAGAAGCCCCTGCTCTTCAACTTCTCCACACAGG AGTTGTCCAGTAACCCCTCCCTAGCCTCCATCCTCATCCCCGCCCACGCCCGGAATCAGCCCGGGGCCTTCACCCCTACCAACACCTCCGCACCCTCAG ATGCCAACAGCGGAGACCGTGGCCATACCACCAACGCTGCCGCCGCCTCCACCTGA